Proteins encoded by one window of Bacillus sp. DTU_2020_1000418_1_SI_GHA_SEK_038:
- a CDS encoding sn-glycerol-3-phosphate ABC transporter ATP-binding protein UgpC, whose product MAELKLEHIYKVYDNKVTAVKDFSLDIYDKEFIVFVGPSGCGKSTTLRMIAGLEEISQGNFYMDGKRVNDVPPKDRDMAMVFQHYALYSHLSVYENMAFGLKRRKYSKDEIDRRVKEAAHMLGIEAYLDRKPNVLSGGQCQRVALGRAIVRDAKVFLMDEPLSNLDAKLRVQMRSEIIKLHERLQTTTIYVTHDQTEAMTMATRMVVMKDGSIQQVGASKEVYDHPENVFVGGFIGSPAMNFITGVLEESGFRVGSTTLSVPEGKMKLLREKGYLGNSIILGIRPENIHADSSFVESLKGSAIGARIDVTELTGAEKLIYSSIEGQNIVARLDANASVQSGQKILLALNMNKVHFFDTETERRIR is encoded by the coding sequence ATGGCGGAATTAAAACTCGAACATATTTACAAAGTCTATGATAATAAAGTTACTGCCGTTAAGGACTTTAGCCTTGATATTTATGATAAAGAATTTATCGTTTTCGTAGGTCCTTCAGGGTGCGGTAAATCAACAACCTTGCGAATGATTGCTGGACTTGAGGAGATTTCACAGGGGAATTTCTATATGGACGGAAAACGGGTGAATGACGTCCCTCCAAAGGATCGCGACATGGCAATGGTTTTTCAGCACTATGCCTTATACTCCCATTTGAGCGTCTATGAAAATATGGCATTTGGATTAAAGCGAAGGAAATATTCAAAGGATGAAATCGACCGGCGGGTAAAAGAGGCTGCTCACATGCTTGGTATTGAAGCCTATTTAGATCGGAAGCCAAACGTTCTATCTGGTGGACAGTGTCAGCGTGTTGCATTAGGAAGAGCCATTGTCCGTGATGCCAAGGTATTTCTCATGGACGAGCCGCTTTCAAATCTAGATGCTAAGCTCCGTGTTCAAATGCGGTCAGAGATTATTAAACTGCACGAGCGTTTACAAACAACAACTATTTATGTGACTCATGACCAGACGGAAGCTATGACGATGGCTACCCGGATGGTTGTCATGAAGGATGGATCTATTCAACAGGTCGGGGCTTCTAAGGAGGTTTATGATCATCCGGAAAATGTTTTCGTAGGAGGATTTATTGGGTCTCCGGCGATGAACTTTATTACTGGAGTTCTTGAAGAAAGTGGATTTAGAGTCGGAAGTACTACACTTTCTGTTCCTGAAGGAAAGATGAAGCTCCTCCGTGAAAAAGGCTATTTGGGCAATAGCATTATCCTCGGTATTCGTCCTGAAAATATTCACGCTGACTCCTCCTTTGTTGAGTCATTAAAAGGATCAGCTATTGGCGCTAGAATTGACGTTACAGAACTAACAGGTGCAGAAAAATTGATTTATTCGAGTATCGAGGGGCAAAACATTGTTGCCCGTCTTGATGCTAATGCAAGTGTGCAAAGCGGTCAAAAGATTCTACTAGCATTAAATATGAATAAAGTCCATTTCTTTGATACTGAAACAGAACGAAGAATTCGATAA
- a CDS encoding ABC transporter permease: MWLKILVGTIVIALISPILVVIPMSFSSASYFEFPIPGYSLKWYLNFFNNDEWVIGLIRSLVIAFFTAILSTILGIMASLAVSRLNFWGKKLFMSLMVAPMIIPVIITGVALYHSFAPLKLTNNFVGLILAHTILAIPIVFVTVTASLKGMDRNLELAAMGLGSTPFGAFFKVTLPLIRPGVLSGALFAFIISFDEVVVTIFLGGPNTKTLPIAMWENLRIQVDPTMAAVSSILIVITIGLFVLGEFFTARKARKVSKNL; encoded by the coding sequence ATGTGGCTTAAAATATTGGTAGGCACTATTGTTATTGCTTTAATTTCTCCTATTTTAGTTGTGATTCCGATGTCTTTTTCTTCGGCTAGTTACTTTGAATTTCCAATTCCGGGTTACTCTCTGAAATGGTATCTTAACTTTTTCAATAACGATGAATGGGTAATAGGGTTAATTAGAAGTCTAGTCATCGCATTTTTCACTGCGATATTATCTACTATTTTAGGAATTATGGCTTCACTCGCTGTTTCGAGATTAAACTTTTGGGGTAAGAAGTTGTTTATGTCGTTGATGGTTGCTCCAATGATCATTCCAGTCATCATTACAGGGGTTGCACTATATCATTCCTTCGCTCCACTTAAACTGACGAATAACTTTGTCGGCTTAATATTAGCACACACAATTTTAGCAATCCCCATTGTTTTTGTAACAGTAACAGCTAGTTTGAAGGGGATGGACCGTAACCTTGAATTGGCTGCGATGGGGCTAGGTTCAACCCCATTTGGAGCATTCTTTAAAGTAACACTTCCGTTAATTCGACCAGGTGTGTTATCAGGTGCGTTATTTGCCTTTATTATTTCCTTCGATGAAGTTGTCGTCACCATCTTCTTAGGCGGACCAAATACAAAAACATTACCAATTGCTATGTGGGAAAATCTGAGAATCCAAGTGGATCCAACAATGGCAGCTGTCTCTTCGATTCTAATTGTCATCACTATTGGATTGTTTGTTTTGGGAGAATTCTTCACAGCACGTAAAGCCCGAAAAGTCAGTAAGAATTTATAA
- a CDS encoding ABC transporter substrate-binding protein → MKNKLFKVWLLLAVSVVLVLSACSGGGSKSAPTENNDSAATGEPQDGGVLKVGLSQNPKTLDPIQYTGVYESQVMRSIGDTLVVYNKDLSEIIPSLATEWTVSDDMKVYTFKLRDDIYFQPGKFQDGRQMTAEDVKYSLERSAKESAMNRLRGVEKVEVTGEFEVAVHLAAPNAALLAVLTDSGNMIVPKEEVEGWGDQFGSNVISTGPFQIKNWQKDQQIELVRNEKYWGEKPHLDGVTFKIISDANMMTNALRSGDIDVATDVKGQNRELIKSDANLELLSEPALAITYLDLNNKKGPTADPKVREAIYKGTNVEEIVKGVHQWGGGEVSYMPLPKKSWGYSKDLEKLTPTFDPKEAKKLLAEAGYPDGFKTELYLSEARVPYGTIFQNQMKNNLNIDVEIKVVEWGTYSDTVSKGNAPMSIGGWTWYPDPYFFLYQLFHTDQLGALGNGKGYENPEVDALLEKAVSETVEQSERAKLYQQALEIIVKEVPRIELDNLDATAGITKKVQGFNVSADYSIQIVHPNGTNVWLNK, encoded by the coding sequence ATGAAGAATAAATTATTTAAGGTTTGGTTATTGTTAGCAGTTTCTGTCGTTTTAGTCTTAAGTGCTTGCTCTGGTGGCGGTTCTAAATCAGCTCCGACTGAAAATAATGACTCAGCAGCAACTGGGGAACCACAAGATGGTGGCGTACTTAAAGTTGGATTATCGCAAAATCCCAAAACTCTTGATCCGATTCAATATACAGGTGTATATGAATCTCAAGTTATGCGATCAATTGGAGATACTCTGGTAGTTTACAATAAAGACTTGAGTGAAATTATCCCATCACTTGCAACAGAGTGGACTGTCTCTGATGATATGAAAGTTTATACTTTTAAGTTAAGAGATGATATATACTTCCAGCCTGGAAAATTCCAAGATGGAAGACAAATGACGGCTGAAGATGTGAAATACAGTCTTGAACGTTCAGCTAAAGAATCTGCGATGAACCGTCTTCGCGGGGTTGAAAAGGTTGAAGTAACTGGTGAATTTGAAGTAGCTGTTCATTTAGCAGCACCAAATGCTGCCTTACTAGCAGTATTAACAGACTCAGGCAATATGATCGTGCCTAAAGAAGAAGTGGAAGGCTGGGGAGACCAGTTCGGAAGCAACGTAATTAGTACAGGACCTTTCCAAATTAAAAACTGGCAAAAGGATCAGCAAATTGAACTTGTCCGCAATGAAAAATATTGGGGCGAGAAGCCGCATCTTGATGGCGTTACATTCAAAATTATTTCCGATGCTAATATGATGACAAATGCATTGCGTTCAGGAGATATTGATGTAGCTACAGATGTAAAAGGTCAAAATCGTGAATTAATTAAGAGTGATGCTAACTTAGAACTGCTTTCTGAACCAGCTCTTGCTATCACTTATCTTGACTTAAACAATAAAAAGGGTCCAACAGCAGATCCAAAGGTTCGTGAAGCTATTTATAAAGGTACAAATGTTGAAGAAATTGTAAAAGGTGTTCACCAATGGGGCGGCGGCGAAGTTTCTTACATGCCTCTTCCAAAAAAATCTTGGGGCTATAGCAAGGATTTAGAAAAACTAACTCCTACATTCGATCCGAAAGAAGCGAAAAAACTTCTTGCTGAAGCTGGATACCCAGATGGATTTAAAACAGAGCTTTATTTATCCGAAGCACGTGTTCCATACGGTACGATTTTCCAAAATCAAATGAAAAATAACTTAAATATTGATGTGGAGATTAAAGTAGTTGAATGGGGTACTTACAGCGATACAGTGTCTAAAGGAAATGCACCTATGTCTATCGGTGGGTGGACATGGTATCCAGATCCTTACTTCTTCCTATACCAATTATTCCACACTGACCAGCTTGGAGCTCTTGGTAACGGAAAAGGCTATGAAAATCCTGAAGTAGACGCACTGCTTGAAAAAGCCGTTTCTGAAACAGTAGAGCAAAGCGAACGTGCAAAATTATATCAGCAGGCACTAGAGATCATTGTAAAAGAAGTTCCGCGTATTGAGCTGGATAACCTTGATGCAACTGCAGGTATTACTAAAAAAGTACAGGGCTTTAATGTATCTGCAGATTACTCTATCCAAATTGTTCATCCTAATGGCACAAACGTTTGGCTAAATAAATAA
- a CDS encoding L-lactate dehydrogenase, protein MKKNVNRVAIIGTGFVGSSYAYALVNQAIAEEIVLIDMNRDKADGEAMDLNHGKLYSSSPTKVWSGDYSDCKDADIVCITAGVSQNEEITRLTVVEKNTKIVKTIVEQVMNSGFNGIFVIASNPVDIITYATWKFSGLPKERVIGSGTMLDTARYLFMLGEYFNMDSRNINGYIIGEHGDSQLPALSTATIGGRSIIDIVNSESKYSIEDLEKIAVNVRDAATHVGNRKGATYYGIGMCLARLTKAILKNENIILPVSAYLDGEYGFNDVYVGVPAVINRQGLRNIVEMNINKDEKEKLTASVMILRNTMEPVINRLISEKQVQ, encoded by the coding sequence ATGAAAAAAAATGTTAATAGAGTTGCAATCATAGGTACTGGTTTTGTTGGTTCGAGCTATGCTTATGCATTAGTTAATCAAGCAATTGCAGAGGAAATCGTATTAATTGATATGAATCGCGATAAGGCCGATGGAGAAGCCATGGACTTAAACCATGGGAAATTGTATTCTTCTTCTCCTACAAAGGTTTGGTCAGGAGACTACAGCGATTGTAAAGATGCGGATATTGTTTGCATAACAGCTGGAGTTAGCCAAAATGAAGAGATTACAAGATTAACTGTAGTCGAAAAAAACACCAAGATTGTAAAAACCATTGTAGAACAAGTGATGAATTCCGGGTTTAATGGAATCTTTGTAATTGCGTCAAATCCAGTTGATATCATCACATATGCCACATGGAAATTTTCAGGTCTTCCGAAAGAAAGAGTGATTGGATCTGGAACCATGCTAGATACAGCCAGATATCTATTTATGCTGGGTGAGTATTTTAACATGGACTCCAGAAATATAAATGGATATATTATTGGCGAGCATGGTGACTCACAGTTACCTGCTTTAAGTACTGCAACAATTGGTGGAAGATCAATCATAGACATTGTAAATTCTGAAAGTAAATATTCAATTGAAGATCTTGAAAAGATTGCAGTGAATGTACGCGATGCAGCAACTCATGTTGGTAATCGTAAAGGCGCAACATACTATGGAATCGGTATGTGCTTAGCAAGGCTCACAAAAGCAATTCTTAAAAACGAAAATATAATATTGCCTGTATCTGCTTACTTAGATGGGGAGTATGGATTTAACGATGTGTATGTCGGTGTACCTGCGGTTATTAACAGGCAAGGCTTGAGAAACATTGTTGAAATGAATATAAATAAGGATGAAAAAGAAAAACTAACTGCTTCTGTTATGATTTTGAGAAATACGATGGAACCAGTAATCAATCGTTTAATTTCTGAAAAGCAGGTTCAGTAA
- a CDS encoding ABC transporter ATP-binding protein: protein MSDLLLKVEDLEVHFCSSSSVVKAVNGVSFTLNRKETLGIVGESGSGKSVTATALLRLIPNPPGKIAGGKMEFEGQDLLSLSEKEMRALRGNEISMIFQDPMTSLNPVYTVGNQIMESIRTHQNVSKKEAKKAAIDMLKLVGIPEAEKRIDMYPHEFSGGMRQRVMIAIALACNPKLLIADEPTTALDVTVQAQILDLMRNLQETIGTSIIMITHDLGVVWELCDKVIVMYAGNTVESGNVQAIYDNPLHPYTWGLLDSQITSEITDEAKLSAIPGSPPDLRQEMKGCHFAPRCPYAKEICLTNKPESIEVEDGHFVACHFQTKTERLERKERAYHE, encoded by the coding sequence GTGTCTGATCTTCTTTTGAAGGTTGAAGATTTGGAAGTGCATTTTTGTTCTTCCTCATCTGTTGTTAAAGCAGTAAATGGTGTTAGTTTTACATTAAATAGGAAAGAAACATTAGGGATTGTTGGTGAATCAGGCTCAGGAAAGAGTGTGACAGCTACTGCATTATTACGACTTATTCCAAATCCGCCTGGAAAAATAGCCGGAGGAAAAATGGAGTTTGAAGGACAGGATTTGCTCTCTTTATCTGAAAAAGAAATGCGTGCATTAAGAGGAAATGAAATATCAATGATATTCCAAGATCCAATGACTAGCTTAAACCCAGTTTATACAGTTGGAAATCAAATCATGGAATCCATTCGCACACATCAAAATGTGTCGAAAAAGGAAGCTAAAAAAGCTGCAATTGATATGCTGAAGCTCGTTGGGATCCCAGAAGCAGAAAAACGAATAGATATGTATCCTCATGAATTTTCTGGAGGGATGAGGCAAAGGGTTATGATTGCCATTGCGCTTGCTTGTAACCCGAAACTGCTAATTGCCGATGAACCAACAACAGCACTTGATGTGACGGTGCAGGCACAAATTCTTGACTTGATGAGAAATTTACAAGAAACAATTGGCACCTCGATTATTATGATTACCCATGATCTTGGGGTTGTTTGGGAGTTGTGTGATAAAGTCATCGTTATGTATGCAGGAAATACAGTTGAATCTGGCAATGTCCAAGCAATTTATGATAATCCTCTCCATCCTTATACATGGGGGTTGCTAGACTCACAAATTACGAGTGAAATTACAGATGAGGCTAAGCTATCTGCTATTCCGGGAAGCCCTCCTGATTTGCGTCAAGAAATGAAAGGCTGCCATTTCGCACCTCGCTGCCCTTATGCAAAAGAAATTTGTTTAACAAATAAGCCGGAATCCATTGAAGTAGAAGATGGACATTTTGTAGCCTGTCATTTTCAAACGAAAACAGAAAGATTAGAACGAAAGGAGCGGGCTTATCATGAGTGA
- a CDS encoding dimethylarginine dimethylaminohydrolase family protein yields the protein MFKNIIVKRPAGTLVNGLTTSELGKPIFEKALVQHDAYIEALKTCGVEITVLPENSEFPDATFVEDTAVLTKEFAVVTNPGAESRNREIVEIEPALKHFYERFYHIEAPGTLDGGDILQIEDHFYIGISARTNLEGAEQLKQILESENYKATIIELKKFFHLKTGVTYIGNGTVLVAGEFTDHDAFNSYNKIIVPAEEEYAANCIRVNDYVIIPSGYPITKKKIEDAGYQTIEVDTSEFRKIDGGLSCLSLRF from the coding sequence ATGTTCAAAAATATTATTGTTAAGAGACCAGCAGGAACGTTAGTGAATGGATTAACTACTTCAGAACTAGGAAAACCAATATTTGAAAAGGCACTTGTGCAGCATGATGCTTATATTGAAGCCCTAAAAACATGTGGGGTTGAGATTACAGTACTTCCGGAAAATAGTGAGTTTCCTGATGCTACTTTTGTAGAGGACACGGCAGTTCTAACAAAGGAATTTGCGGTAGTAACAAATCCCGGGGCAGAAAGCCGCAATAGGGAAATTGTTGAGATAGAACCAGCATTGAAGCATTTTTATGAAAGATTTTATCATATTGAAGCCCCTGGAACTCTTGATGGAGGCGATATTTTACAAATTGAGGATCATTTCTATATTGGAATTTCGGCTAGGACTAACTTAGAAGGAGCAGAACAATTAAAGCAAATTCTTGAATCTGAAAACTATAAAGCGACTATTATAGAGCTAAAGAAATTTTTCCACCTGAAAACTGGGGTTACTTATATTGGAAATGGTACAGTACTTGTGGCAGGAGAATTTACAGATCATGATGCATTTAATTCATATAACAAAATAATCGTACCAGCTGAGGAAGAATACGCTGCAAACTGCATTCGTGTAAATGATTATGTCATCATTCCTTCAGGTTATCCAATTACGAAGAAGAAAATTGAAGATGCCGGCTACCAAACAATTGAAGTGGACACTTCTGAATTCCGTAAAATAGATGGCGGTCTAAGCTGCTTGTCATTACGATTTTAA
- a CDS encoding ROK family protein translates to MKILAIDIGGTSIKTGLCDEHGHFEMMKEYETLVRNGEGNVVEKLLKIISEFHNIDAIGISTAGQVNSEQGYIYASENIPDLTGKRLKEIVEKKFHVPVKLENDVNAAALGEKYFGAGRDLSDFLCLTYGTGVGGAIVLESKLYKGHKGIAAEFGHMITHPLGHKCGCGRLGCYETYASTTALVNRAKEINKDYLNGKNIFAPANQDDPILEKAIQDWIFEVALGLTSLIHIFDPPTIIIGGGVMEQEKLVNRVSMKVKELILESYSDVSIIKASLGNKAGIYGAASLHLKSRN, encoded by the coding sequence ATGAAAATATTAGCAATAGACATAGGGGGTACTTCAATAAAAACGGGCTTATGTGATGAGCATGGACATTTTGAAATGATGAAAGAATACGAAACCTTAGTAAGGAACGGGGAAGGTAACGTAGTTGAAAAGCTGTTAAAAATAATCTCTGAATTCCATAACATTGACGCAATCGGCATTAGTACAGCGGGTCAAGTAAATAGCGAACAGGGATACATCTATGCTAGTGAAAACATTCCAGACCTTACAGGGAAAAGATTAAAAGAAATTGTGGAAAAGAAGTTTCATGTACCTGTCAAGTTAGAAAATGACGTGAATGCAGCTGCTCTAGGTGAAAAATACTTTGGGGCAGGAAGGGATTTAAGTGATTTTCTTTGCCTGACTTATGGTACTGGAGTTGGCGGGGCAATTGTTCTCGAATCTAAATTATATAAGGGGCATAAAGGAATAGCTGCTGAATTTGGCCATATGATCACCCACCCTCTTGGCCATAAATGTGGATGCGGTCGTCTAGGATGCTATGAAACTTACGCCTCTACTACAGCTTTGGTTAATAGGGCGAAAGAAATAAATAAAGATTACCTAAATGGAAAAAATATTTTTGCCCCGGCAAATCAAGATGACCCAATACTTGAAAAGGCTATACAAGATTGGATATTTGAAGTAGCTCTCGGGCTAACATCCCTAATTCATATTTTTGATCCCCCAACAATTATTATAGGGGGCGGGGTGATGGAGCAAGAAAAACTTGTTAATAGGGTGTCAATGAAAGTAAAAGAATTAATCTTGGAAAGTTATTCAGATGTATCAATTATTAAGGCTTCCCTTGGAAATAAAGCAGGGATATATGGTGCCGCTTCATTGCACCTCAAAAGTAGAAATTAG
- a CDS encoding ABC transporter permease produces the protein MASIEGLKNETGQKAVKQKKETNLFKKLIRNRLAAVGLIIMVIMSIMAIFAPLIATHAPNQMDVVKSLLPPGTEGHILGTDNYGRDLFSRIVYGARISLIVGVSAVVFGAFFGTLLGLLSGYFGGKIDSIIMRTMDGLFAFPFILLAITLMTVLGQGLLNVIIAIGVANIPGFARIVRGQVLSVKEEEFIEVTRSLGATDSRIVFQHVLPNCLAPLIVYGTMSVAGAIISEAALSFLGLGVQPPTASWGSILKDGKDFLVLNPHMATFSGLSILLTVLGINLFGDGLRDALDPKMKV, from the coding sequence ATGGCATCAATAGAAGGCCTGAAGAATGAAACTGGACAAAAAGCAGTAAAACAGAAAAAGGAAACCAATTTATTTAAAAAATTAATCCGAAATCGCCTTGCTGCTGTAGGACTAATAATTATGGTGATCATGTCTATCATGGCAATTTTTGCTCCATTGATTGCCACTCATGCCCCAAATCAAATGGATGTTGTGAAATCACTCTTACCTCCAGGTACAGAAGGACATATTCTTGGTACCGATAACTATGGAAGAGATCTGTTCAGCCGAATTGTATATGGTGCCAGAATTTCTTTAATAGTTGGTGTTTCTGCTGTAGTTTTTGGTGCATTTTTCGGTACATTGCTTGGATTATTGTCAGGATATTTTGGAGGGAAAATAGATTCTATTATCATGCGTACAATGGATGGACTTTTTGCATTTCCATTTATTCTACTAGCGATTACTTTAATGACTGTACTTGGCCAAGGTCTTTTGAACGTAATTATTGCCATAGGTGTTGCAAATATTCCGGGCTTTGCAAGAATTGTCCGTGGACAAGTCCTGAGTGTTAAGGAAGAAGAATTTATTGAAGTAACAAGATCATTAGGAGCAACAGACAGCAGAATTGTCTTTCAGCATGTGCTGCCAAACTGTTTAGCTCCATTAATTGTTTATGGAACGATGAGTGTAGCTGGGGCAATTATTTCTGAGGCTGCCTTAAGCTTTTTAGGGCTTGGTGTCCAGCCGCCAACTGCTTCGTGGGGAAGCATTTTGAAGGACGGGAAAGACTTCTTAGTATTAAACCCGCATATGGCTACATTTTCTGGACTATCCATTTTATTAACCGTTCTTGGCATTAACTTGTTTGGGGATGGATTAAGAGACGCTTTAGATCCAAAAATGAAAGTTTAA
- a CDS encoding M20/M25/M40 family metallo-hydrolase — translation MLEYQWATKEGLRNLLCEVVSWESRTLTAGEREFPEKLASKLRKLTYFQENPNHLGIYDADLGRRFVTALYKHPEAQETIVLISHFDTVFTEEYGDLEDYAFQPEKLTEMLYSRINSLPPDAQEDLLSGEYLFGRGTMDMKMGLVMHMGVIEKASIEKWPINLVLLTVPDEEVNSAGMRAAVVKLVEMKKVHGLNYKLFLNGEPVFSQQPGDNNYYVYSGSIGKIMPSVLFYGRETHVGEPLAGITAPYIASFMTQKMEWNEKFQETVLGEKTPLPVTLQQKDLKMEYSTQTPFRSTALYNVFLMKKNAAEIMDIFEEIAKEAAIECNEAYFKTCAVQNIRPVGQVRVLRYEQLLEHAVTKLGKVFVESVQAEVFANKKWDDREKCLRIVDTLMIECQELAPAMILLFAPPYYPAVNSSDCDFIKECVDYITEQGKIKFDLPVQQIHYFNGISDLSYVNYKDTGQGWTAFIANTPVWGECYSIPFEHMKELQAPVLNIGPFGKDAHKRTERLNTKSAFEEVPVLVEGLIKMISPQPVHSIP, via the coding sequence ATGTTGGAATACCAATGGGCGACAAAAGAGGGGCTCCGCAACCTATTATGTGAGGTTGTTAGTTGGGAAAGTCGAACACTCACTGCTGGAGAACGGGAATTTCCAGAAAAGTTAGCTTCAAAGTTGCGTAAATTAACTTATTTTCAAGAAAATCCTAATCATTTAGGAATTTATGATGCAGATCTTGGCAGGAGATTTGTTACCGCTTTATATAAACATCCAGAGGCACAAGAAACGATAGTTCTGATTAGCCATTTTGATACAGTTTTTACAGAAGAATATGGGGATCTCGAGGATTATGCATTTCAGCCTGAGAAATTGACTGAAATGCTTTATAGTCGAATTAATAGTCTTCCACCTGATGCTCAGGAGGACCTTCTTTCTGGTGAGTATTTGTTTGGCAGAGGTACGATGGATATGAAAATGGGTCTCGTCATGCATATGGGAGTAATCGAAAAGGCTTCTATTGAAAAATGGCCTATTAATCTTGTTTTGTTAACAGTCCCAGATGAAGAGGTTAATTCAGCTGGTATGCGGGCAGCAGTAGTGAAATTAGTTGAAATGAAGAAAGTGCATGGCCTTAATTATAAATTATTCTTAAATGGCGAGCCTGTCTTTTCTCAACAGCCTGGTGATAACAATTATTATGTCTATTCTGGTTCAATCGGAAAAATAATGCCCTCTGTACTTTTTTATGGACGTGAAACCCATGTTGGCGAACCATTAGCTGGAATTACAGCACCTTATATAGCCTCTTTTATGACACAGAAAATGGAGTGGAACGAAAAATTTCAAGAAACTGTGTTAGGAGAGAAGACGCCACTTCCAGTAACTTTACAGCAAAAGGATTTAAAAATGGAATATTCTACACAAACACCGTTTAGGTCAACAGCCTTATACAATGTATTCTTAATGAAGAAAAACGCTGCAGAAATTATGGATATATTCGAAGAGATTGCAAAAGAAGCAGCAATAGAATGCAACGAAGCGTATTTTAAAACATGTGCAGTTCAGAATATTAGGCCAGTAGGTCAAGTTCGTGTACTTCGTTATGAACAATTGTTAGAACATGCAGTAACAAAGCTTGGTAAAGTCTTTGTTGAGTCCGTTCAGGCAGAAGTTTTCGCGAACAAAAAGTGGGACGACCGAGAAAAGTGCTTACGTATCGTTGATACATTGATGATTGAATGCCAGGAGCTTGCACCTGCAATGATTTTACTTTTTGCTCCACCGTATTACCCTGCTGTTAATTCGTCTGATTGTGATTTCATTAAAGAATGTGTGGACTATATTACAGAGCAAGGCAAGATAAAGTTTGATCTGCCCGTTCAACAAATTCACTATTTCAATGGAATAAGTGATTTAAGTTATGTGAATTACAAAGATACTGGACAAGGTTGGACAGCATTCATCGCAAATACACCAGTTTGGGGAGAATGCTACAGTATTCCATTTGAACATATGAAAGAACTTCAAGCACCAGTTTTAAACATAGGTCCCTTCGGAAAAGACGCACACAAACGTACTGAACGCCTGAACACAAAGAGTGCATTTGAGGAAGTACCGGTGCTAGTTGAAGGATTAATCAAGATGATTAGTCCACAGCCTGTTCATTCCATTCCCTAA
- a CDS encoding ABC transporter permease: MGKYIIRRIFDLLPTIFVVAVIVFIVTRMIPGDPASVMLGPQASVEDIEALRQKLGLNEPIYMQFLQYIGNLLQGDLGISYTYNEPIFSLIMDRFPNTIILAASALIIAVVIGIPAGIISASKQNSLLDYSVMLISLIGVSLPIFWLGVMLVLYFSVNLGWFPATGMGTLEEGFIPYIKHLVLPSITLATIPMATFARITRSSMLEVISHDYIKTARSKGLSEFLVICKHAFKNALTPILTVLGMQISMLLGGAVLTETIFSWPGMGRLIVDAIDKRDFVVVQGTVLFIAVIFVVVNLLVDILYKVVNPRVNYTSSKGGMK, from the coding sequence ATGGGGAAATATATTATAAGAAGAATATTTGATCTCTTGCCAACTATATTTGTTGTCGCTGTTATTGTCTTCATTGTTACTAGAATGATACCTGGTGATCCTGCAAGCGTAATGCTTGGTCCGCAGGCGAGTGTAGAAGATATAGAAGCTCTGAGGCAAAAGCTAGGATTAAATGAACCAATTTATATGCAATTTCTTCAATATATAGGAAATTTGCTACAAGGGGATTTAGGAATTTCATACACCTATAATGAACCGATTTTTAGCTTAATTATGGATCGTTTTCCTAATACGATTATTCTTGCCGCTAGTGCACTGATCATTGCTGTCGTTATAGGAATACCTGCTGGAATTATCTCTGCATCTAAGCAAAACTCACTATTAGATTACTCAGTTATGCTTATTTCCTTAATAGGTGTTTCTTTGCCGATCTTCTGGCTTGGCGTTATGCTCGTTCTTTACTTTAGTGTTAACCTTGGATGGTTTCCTGCTACAGGAATGGGCACACTAGAGGAAGGATTTATACCTTATATAAAACATTTAGTTCTCCCAAGTATTACACTGGCAACAATTCCAATGGCGACTTTTGCGAGGATAACTCGTTCAAGTATGCTGGAGGTTATATCACATGATTACATCAAAACAGCACGTTCTAAAGGGTTAAGTGAATTTTTGGTAATTTGTAAACATGCTTTTAAGAATGCCCTTACTCCAATTTTGACCGTTCTAGGAATGCAAATTTCGATGTTGCTTGGAGGAGCCGTTCTGACTGAAACGATTTTTAGCTGGCCAGGAATGGGCCGTTTAATAGTCGATGCCATTGACAAACGAGATTTTGTAGTAGTACAAGGCACAGTCCTTTTTATCGCTGTCATTTTTGTAGTTGTGAATTTATTGGTCGATATTTTATATAAAGTGGTTAACCCTCGAGTTAACTATACTTCCAGTAAGGGAGGGATGAAATAA